One window of the Podospora pseudocomata strain CBS 415.72m chromosome 7, whole genome shotgun sequence genome contains the following:
- a CDS encoding hypothetical protein (COG:O; EggNog:ENOG503NVQ0; MEROPS:MER0015095) — MRLLSTTTPVVVLLPLLSLTTAYTPLPDSLLSSITPPLPTDFDILPSQPLSLLSPLLIPRVPGTPGQIRAQEHFIKFFTKNLPEWEISWQNSTGTTPVTGDKQVPFQNIILRREPPWTKKRGPGQASLLTLVAHYDSKIEPKGFIGATDSAGPCAVLMYTAREIEKELVKMWGAQDGGKVEEGEEGKGKRGEDVGVQILLLDGEEAFDRWTDTDSLYGARSLAQHWEANPYPAMSKFKNPMRQISLFVLLDLLGSASPRVPSYFQSTHWAYQRMASIEGRMRQMGILKTSPKEPFLPDGGKNSTQFESQGFVGDDHVPFMARGAPVLHLIPTPFPRVWHTMEDDGEHLDIETLRDWAMLVTGFVLEWMDVGKGKS, encoded by the exons ATGCGcctcctctcaacaacaacccccgtcgtcgtcctcctccccctcctctccctcaccacagcctacacccccctccccgactccctcctctcctccatcacgCCCCCGCTTCCAACAGACTtcgacatcctcccctcgcaacccctctccctcctctccccgctCCTCATCCCCCGTGTCCCCGGAACGCCAGGCCAAATTCGCGCCCAAGAACATTTCATCAAATTCTTTACCAAAAACCTCCCCGAATGGGAGATTAGTTGGCAAAACTCCACCGGGACGACGCCAGTGACGGGGGATAAGCAGGTTCCCTTTCAGAATATAATACTCCGGCGGGAACCACCCTGGACGAAGAAACGTGGGCCGGGGCAGGCGAGCTTGTTGACGCTTGTGGCGCATTATGACAGCAAGATTGAGCCAAAGGGCTTTATCGGGGCGACGGACAGTGCGGGGCCTTGTGCGGTGTTGATGTACACCGCgagggagattgagaaggagttgGTCAAGATGTGGGGGGCACAagatggggggaaggttgaggagggggaggaagggaaggggaagaggggggaggatgtggggGTCCAGATCTTGTtgctggatggggaggaggcttttGATAGGTGGACGGATACGGATAGTTTGTATGGGGCTAG GTCACTGGCGCAACACTGGGAGGCTAACCCCTACCCGGCCATGTCCAAGTTCAAGAACCCGATGAGGCAGATCAGCTTGTTTGTCTTGTTGGATTTGTTGGGGAGTGCTAGTCCGAGGGTGCCGAGTTATTTCCAGTCGACGCACTGGGCGTATCAGAGGATGGCGAGCATtgaggggaggatgaggcaGATGGGGATATTGAAGACGAGTCCCAAGGAGCCGTTCTTGCcggatggggggaagaaTTCTACGCAGTTTGAGAGTCAGGGGTTTGTGGGGGATGATCATGTACCGTTCATGGCGAGAGGGGCTCCGGTGCTGCATTTGATTCCTACGCCGTTTCCGAGGGTGTGGCATAcgatggaggatgatggggagcaCTTGGATATTGAGACGTTGAGGGATTGGGCGATGTTGGTGACggggtttgttttggagtggatggatgttgggaaggggaagtcATAG
- the PHO85 gene encoding negative regulator of the PHO system (COG:T; EggNog:ENOG503NVF8), with translation MDGKRQHHSSFQQLEKLGEGTYATVFKGRNRQTGEFVALKEIHLDSEEGTPSTAIREISLMKELKHENIVALHDVIHTENKLMLVFEYMDGDLKKYMDNNGERGMLKPHIVKSFMWQLLQGIHFCHENRVLHRDLKPQNLLINNKLQLKLGDFGLARAFGIPVNTFSNEVVTLWYRAPDVLLGSRTYNTSIDIWSAGCIMAEMFSGRPLFPGTTNEDQTIRIFRIMGTPTERTWPGLSQFPEYKANWQMYATQPLRNILPQIDEKGIDLLQRMLQLRPELRISAAEALNHEWFAEFHQPAHAQQHHPQQPMMHPHRGYQQHTVPSQNVYGNYQG, from the exons ATGGACGGCAAGAGACAGCACCACAGCTCCTTccagcagctggagaagctcgGCGAGGGTACCTATGCGACA GTTTTCAAAGGCCGCAATCGCCAGACGGGCGAATTCGTCGCTCTCAAGGAAATCCATCTCGACTCGGAAGAGGGCACCCCTAGCACGGCTATTAGAGAGATCTCCCTGATGAAGGAGCTGAAGCACGAGAATATTGTCGCACTGCACGATGTGATCCACACGGAAAACAAGCTGATGCTTGTCTTTGAGTACATGGACGGCGATCTCAAAAAATACATGGACAACAACGGCGAGCGTGGGATGCTCAAGCCACATATTGTCAAGTCTTTCATGTGGCAATTGCTGCAGGGCATTCACTTCTGTCACGAGAACCGAGTCCTGCACCGCGATCTCAAGCCACAGAATCTTttgatcaacaacaagctgcAGCTCAAGCTTGGTGATTTCGGCCTGGCTCGTGCCTTTGGCATTCCGGTTAACACCTTCAGTAACGAGGTTGTCACGCTCTGGTACCGCGCCCCGGATGTTTTGTTGGGAAGCAGGacatacaacaccagcatTGACATCTGGTCAGCTGGCTGCATCATGGCCGAGATGTTTTCTGGCCGACCGCTGTTCCCTGGCACCACTAACGAAGATCAGACGATCAGGATCTTCAGGATCATGGGCACGCCAACGGAGAGGACGTGGCCGGGGCTGTCACAGTTCCCCGAGTATAAGGCGAATTGGCAGATGTATGCGACGCAGCCGTTGCGGAACATCTTGCCTCAGATTGACGAGAAGGGCATCGATCTTCTTCAGCGGATGCTGCAGTTGCGCCCAGAACTGCGCATCTCGGCGGCCGAGGCGTTGAATCATGAGTGGTTCGCCGAGTTTCACCAGCCTGCGCACgcgcaacaacaccaccctcaacagccGATGATGCATCCTCATCGGGGCTACCAGCAGCATACTGTGCCGAGCCAGAATGTCTATGGAAATTACCAAGGTTAG
- the sgf73 gene encoding SAGA complex subunit Sgf73 (COG:B; EggNog:ENOG503NV9Z), with protein MESRKDEEATIKVASMNKKPMTPLRGGKGGGGVDGKIKLKKPGPRFIKPGSWKEGGVVEDDKKKTKETTTAAAAASSPSPVVNQLDEASRETFSTGRPLDDVPELQSCKHCKQGVTRIAAKEHIARCLKIKKEKAQRKKEAREARERAKQQEEARKIEGENGVGGDDSDDDDGEGGKVGGGGGGGGGTAGKTAKRVAGKKTEVGGKKRKADGEMGGKTKKKKEEPKGKVAKPKGPVDVERQCGVTLANGLPCARSLTCKSHSMSAKRAVPGRSLPYDMLLLAYQKKNQAKQQKAAIDANAPLEDEDDVNAAAVDSDEETAAVMAALAHWNPQPVVPQPVFTPIKRQYQLSRLHEQLQTATNGGRVNIFKVSGFGAQRLPDGHPGLFDAEDAPGEPDIIMGGTDFQRRSSTPPGIASSPPPQLPRNQSASLLPQRRASHPLTETGSNTGTIRGRQQQQQPEPQPRSQQAYPTPVLKSESIPNLNPPRARPSLSLKVSKSRPNTPNLPSVPSPPEQEMGVLVSRPGEARPRQQGLPTPVMPCRPSPLEQPEQSEQPEQPEQPELPELPEQPEQPEQEDPLVAQERAIILGRPAQPATSSPAMQWVQVPVASSPQTPNPPPTPRLGSEAGSRRGSITTQGSSPVLPMAEPPARPQKIVTLQVPPQRNLLQQQQKQRRGSLSSHLPSSPVVPSQAVAMAPPELNPETVPASPIARPASRARPTHIQLPPQQVPANWAGVPPHLRLPSQVLPSQLNTQFAPRRFSQSHIDPSTSHAAHYRLAQFRAMQQQAGFAHQLEAQAAGFAMAGPAHPMPMIRRASDAQPPVSPVSRTMSMPLAMPGLSPSQVEARSRQLVHGDFVGGNTGVEFMMQQTQGFAGYPGHQQHYQQEQLFLPHQQNPFQGQQ; from the exons ATGGAGTCGCGCAAAG ACGAAGAAGCGACAATAAAAGTGGCTTCGATGAACAAGAAGCCCATGACGCCGTTGCGGGGGGGGaaaggcggagggggggtggatgggaagatTAAACTGAAGAAGCCCGGGCCGAGGTTCATCAAGCCGGGGAgttggaaggaggggggggttgtggagg ATGATaagaagaagacaaaagaaaccaccaccgccgccgccgccgcgtCGTCCCCCAGCCCCGTGGTCAACCAGCTTGACGAGGCCTCCCGCGAGACGTTTTCTACCGGCCGACCGCTTGATGATGTACCCGAGCTTCAGTCTTGCAAGCACTGCAAGCAGGGGGTTACGAGGATTGCGGCCAAGGAGCATATTGCGCGGTGTTTGAAGAttaagaaggagaaggcgcagaggaagaaggaggctagggaggcgagggagagggcgaagcagcaggaggaggcgaggaagattgagggggagaacggggttggtggggatgatagtgatgatgatgatggggagggggggaaagttgggggtggtggtggtggtggtggtgggacggCAGGGAAGACGGCGAAGAGGGTTGCCGGGAAGAAGAcggaggttggggggaagaagaggaaggctgatggggagatgggggggaagacgaagaaaaagaaggaggagcccAAGGGGAAGGTGGCTAAGCCGAAGGGGCCGGTGGATGTGGAGAGGCAGTGTGGTGTTACGCTTGCTAATGGGCTGCCTTGCGCGAGGAGTTTGACTTGTAAGAGTCATAGTATGAGCGCGAAGAGGGCGGTGCCGGGGAGGAGCTTGCCGTATGacatgttgttgttggcgtaTCAGAAGAAGAATCAGGCCAAGCAGCAGAAGGCGGCGATTGATGCGAATGCGCctttggaggatgaggatgatgtgaATGCCGCGGCGGTGgacagtgatgaggagacgGCTGCGGTGATGGCTGCGCTGGCTCATTGGAATCCGCAGCCGGTGGTGCCGCAGCCGGTGTTTACGCCGATTAAGAGGCAGTATCAGCTTTCGAGACTGCATGAGCAGTTGCAGACGGCCACGAATGGTGGGCGGGTCAATATCTTCAAGGTCAGCGGCTTCGGCGCCCAGAGGCTTCCGGATGGGCATCCGGGCCTGtttgatgccgaggatgCCCCGGGGGAGCCTGACATCATCATGGGTGGTACCGACTTTCAACGACGCTCGTCGA CTCCGCCTGGTATTGCATCGTCGCCTCCACCCCAGTTACCAAGAAACCAGTCAGCGTCTCTCCTTCCCCAGCGACGAGCTAGCCACCCGCTTACAGAAACAGGGTCGAATACTGGCACGATCCGGgggagacagcagcagcagcaaccggaACCGCAACCGCGATCACAACAGGCATACCCAACACCGGTTCTAAAGTCGGAATCTATACCGAACCTCAACCCACCTCGAGCGAGACCATCGCTGTCTCTGAAAGTGTCGAAGTCTCGGCCAAATACACCCAACTTACCTTCTGTCCCATCTCCCCCCGAACAAGAGATGGGGGTCTTGGTGTCGCGGCCAGGGGAGGCTAGACCTAGGCAGCAGGGATTGCCAACACCGGTTATGCCTTGTCGACCGTCTCCCCTTGAGCAACCTGAGCAGTCTGAGCAACCTGAGCAACCAGAGCAACCTGAGCTACCTGAGCTCCCTGAGCAACCTGAGCAACCCGAGCAAGAGGACCCGCTCGTTGCTCAAGAACGGGCCATTATACTAGGAAGGCCCGCACAACCGGCTACGTCGTCACCCGCGATGCAGTGGGTGCAGGTCCCGGTGGCAAGTAGTCCACAGACGCCTAACCCTCCTCCTACTCCGCGCCTTGGATCGGAGGCGGGTTCACGCCGGGGGTCGATAACAACACAAGGTTCTTCTCCAGTGTTGCCCATGGCTGAACCTCCGGCCAGACCTCAAAAGATTGTCACCTTACAAGTGCCCCCGCAACGAaatcttctccaacagcagcagaaacagCGGCGAGGCTCTCTTTCATCCCACTTACCTTCGAGTCCAGTAGTGCCGTCTCAGGCAGTTGCAATGGCGCCTCCTGAGCTGAACCCGGAGACAGTTCCGGCATCACCCATCGCACGGCCTGCTTCACGGGCACGACCCACACATATCCAATTACCGCCACAGCAAGTACCCGCAAACTGGGCAGGAGTGCCCCCTCATCTTCGGCTTCCAAGCCAGGTCTTGCCATCGCAACTGAACACACAGTTTGCACCACGCCGCTTCTCTCAATCACACATCGACCCATCCACTAGCCACGCAGCCCATTATCGACTTGCCCAGTTTCGGGCGATGCAGCAACAAGCCGGGTTTGCTCATCAACTAGAGGCTCAGGCAGCTGGTTTTGCAATGGCAGGGCCAGCCCACCCTATGCCTATGATAAGGCGGGCATCAGATGCTCAGCCGCCGGTGTCGCCAGTGTCGAGGACGATGTCGATGCCGTTAGCGATGCCGGGCTTGTCTCCGTCACAGGTGGAGGCGAGGTCGAGGCAGCTGGTGCATGGCGACTTTGTGGGAGGAAACACGGGGGTCGAGTTTATGATGCAGCAGACGCAGGGGTTTGCCGGGTACCCAGGTCACCAGCAGCATTATCAGCAAGAACAACTATTTTTACCACATCAACAGAATCCATTTCAGGGCCAGCAGTAG
- a CDS encoding hypothetical protein (COG:C; EggNog:ENOG503P068) — MPRASKLLPSLGHASSGAAGTVISTLLTYPLDLVNTRLKVQRQLRLDDSLSEDECYRSVFDAFVKIYDTEGGIPAFFAGLSADVLKSAADSFLFFLFYTWFRARRLVGRHPDLPYLRVVEELAVGAAAGACAKLFTTPVSNVVTRRQTASLLDRSPPSSPTRKQQTQKGFWEVLREIQAEKGGVLGLWAGYSASLVLTLNPSLTFFLQAILKRVLVDRKKWDDPGSGITFLLAAMSKVGATAVTYPFQIGKARLQMGHKSSKGEGEKEKRGGIFNTVARIRREEGVRALYDGIGGELLKGFFNHGTTMLTKDVVHGVIIKLYYIVAGFLVQWPALKRILVGRMRKRNEKGGWQLVGRGVLADLVKGGRIGASMMR, encoded by the exons ATGCCACGAGCatccaaactcctcccctccctagGCCACGCCTCCTCCGGCGCGGCCGGCACAGTaatctccaccctcctcacctacCCCCTCGACCTAGTCAACACCCGCCTCAAAGTCCAGCGCCAGCTCCGCCTCGACGACTCCCTCTCCGAAGACGAGTGTTACCGCTCCGTCTTTGACGCCTTTGTCAAGATCTACGACACCGAAGGCGGGATCCCGGCATTCTTTGCCGGTTTGAGCGCCGATGTTCTCAAATCAGCGGCGGATTCGTTTctgttctttttgttttATACC TGGTTCCGCGCGCGACGCCTCGTAGGCCGACATCCGGATCTGCCATATCTAAGAGTtgtcgaggagctggcggtggGAGCTGCAGCGGGGGCTTGCGCAAAGTTGTTCACCACCCCGGTGAGCAACGTTGTCACACGGAGGCAGACGGCGTCGTTGCTAGATAGGTCGCCGCCTTCCTCACCTACACGGAAACAACAAACGCAAAAAGGGTTTTGGGAGGTGCTAAGGGAGATTcaggctgagaaggggggtgttcTTGGACTGTGGGCTGGATATTCAGCATCTTTGGTCTTGACGCTCAACCCAAGCTTGACATTCTTCTTGCAGGCGATATTGAAGAGGGTGTTGGTCGACAGAAAGAAGTGGGACGATCCGGGGAGCGGGATCACCTTTTTGCTGGCGGCGATGAGCAAAGTTGGCGCTACTGCTGTTACCTACCCGTTTCAGATTGGAAAGGCGAGGCTGCAGATGGGGCATAAGAGTAGTaagggtgagggtgaaaaggagaagaggggtggGATCTTTAATACTGTGGCGAGGATAcgaagggaggagggggtcaGGGCGTTGTATGATGGGATTGGAGGCGAGTTGTTGAAGGGTTTCTTTAACCACGGGACGACAATGCTGACAAAGGATGTGGTGCATGGGGTTATTATTAAGCTGTATTACATCGTGGCTGGGTTCTTGGTGCAATGGCCTGCTTTAAAGAGGATattggtggggaggatgaggaagagaaaTGAGAAAGGGGGCTGGCAActggttgggaggggagtgcTGGCGGATCTGGTAAAAGGCGGGAGGATTGGGGCATCAATGATGAGGTGA
- a CDS encoding hypothetical protein (EggNog:ENOG503NYKN; COG:A), whose translation MAHSKRNTTRPIFTSHERAMARAAWGDSTARLGRDSFLPFASCWLCLEPAIDPVACTNGDLFCRECALSNILAQKKEIKRNEKAREQEDKEALEEQARADAEAEARAIREFELTQAGLSLKPAARADGRKSSTSTSTPMEKPPPEATPSESNGTPDPTAKTGEKRKFALDEDELARIASEERAKARKAIDSEKAAKPTLPSFWSPFVTPSSNKNNTLHEVKRKTKSQPTCPSSSQDNPHSYSLHTLVTVHFTEETDSSTKKTTRICPACKKGLTNSSRATLAKPCGHVLCKSCVDQFMKPSSSKSSEPVLCYVCEANLTEFKPSKKEKEGKEKEKVRPGLVELRREGTGFSAGGANTVKKDTVTFTV comes from the exons ATGGCACACA GCAAAAGAAACACCACCCGCCCAATCTTCACCTCCCACGAGCGGGCCATGGCTCGCGCGGCCTGGGGTGATTCCACCGCCCGTCTCGGCCGCGACTCCTTCCTCCCGTTTGCTTCCTGCTGGCTATGTCTAGAGCCCGCCATCGATCCAGTCGCATGCACCAACGGCGACTTATTCTGCCGCGAATGCGCCCTGAGCAACATCCTCgcccaaaagaaagaaatcAAACGCAATGAAAAGGCCCGTGAACAGGAAGACAAGGAGGctctggaggagcaggcgcGTGCCGATGCCGAAGCCGAGGCGAGGGCAATTCGGGAGTTTGAGTTGACACAGGCCGGGCTGAGTCTCAAGCCTGCTGCTCGAGCCGATGGAAGGAAGTCGTCGacgtcaacatcaacaccaatgGAAAAACCGCCACCTGAGGCAACACCATCGGAATCAAACGGGACACCTGATCCTACTGCGAAAACGGGCGAGAAACGCAAGTTTGCccttgacgaggatgaatTAGCACGTATTGCATCCGAGGAAAGAGCCAAGGCAAGAAAGGCGATTGACAGTGAAAAG GCCGCAAAACCAACACTGCCCTCCTTCTGGTCCCCATTCGTaacgccctcctccaacaaaaacaacaccctccacgAAGTTAAGAGGAAGACCAAATCCCAACCAACTTGTCCCTCGAGCTCACAAGACAACCCCCACTCTTACTCCCTCCACACTCTCGTAACAGTCCACTTCACCGAAGAAACcgactcctccaccaaaaagaCAACAAGAATATGTCCCGCCTGTAAAAAGGGCCTGACCAACTCATCCAGAGCCACTCTCGCAAAGCCATGCGGCCACGTCCTTTGCAAGAGCTGCGTCGACCAGTTCATGaagccttcctcctccaagtcaTCAGAACCGGTCTTGTGTTATGTCTGTGAAGCTAACCTGACAGAGTTCAAACCCagcaagaaagagaaggagggcaaagagaaagaaaaagtaCGGCCCGGCCTCGTCGAGCTACGCAGAGAAGGTACTGGCTTTTCTGCGGGAGGAGCCAACACGGTCAAAAAGGACACTGTAACTTTTACCGTGTAG
- the TAZ1 gene encoding Lyso-phosphatidylcholine acyltransferase (EggNog:ENOG503NYB3; COG:I) — translation MSEQQSQELREMSPSRPPAQMPSLSMRVKSSMIMGITGLISRCFLHGFNTVETHGLAQFRELLDSRADPEKRERGLLTVSNHVSVLDDPMVWGLLPLYYAFNPNNLRWTLGAHDICFKNQLFSSFFTHGQVLPCHRSKHSPHGGLFQPCMTQAIRLLSHPSPSPPASPYYTTTGTDSILSPLTHPQHRRYSWVHVFPEGLVHQHPDVDLRYFKWGVARLILESEPSPDIVPMFIDGTQKCMAEDRGFPKFLPRVGKTVRVTFGGVLDYEATFGDLKARWDELVRRETKKGNTTKTVGWLWKTAVIEQTDDGDGDGQRQVGELTSEELRNGREAREIRIEVARRMRGEILRLRSERGVYKESEESFGRAETWRVDKGEEGKKYRSRVDGSQINQD, via the exons ATGTCAGAACAACAATCCCAAGAACTCCGCGAAATGTCGCCGTCGCGGCCGCCGGCACAGATGCCGAGCCTGTCGATGCGCGTAAAGTCGTCGATGATTATGGGGATCACGGGACTGATCTCGCGCTGCTTCCTGCACGGGTTCAACACGGTAGAGACGCACGGGCTGGCTCAGTTCAGGGAGCTGTTGGACAGCCGGGCTGATccggagaagagggagaggggattGTTAACTG TTTCCAACCATGTCAGCGT TCTTGACGACCCCATGGTATGGGGTTTGCTGCCTCTTTATTACGCCttcaacccaaacaacctcCGTTGGACATTAGGGGCGCATGACATCTGCTTCAAGAACCA actcttctcctccttcttcacccacgGCCAAGTCCTCCCCTGCCACCGATCAAAACACTCCCCCCACGGCGGCCTCTTCCAACCCTGCATGACGCAAgccatccgcctcctctcccacccgtccccctcccctcccgcaTCACCCtactacaccaccaccggcaccgacTCGATTCTCTCCCCGCTAAcgcacccccaacaccgccgGTACAGCTGGGTGCACGTCTTCCCCGAGGGGCTGGTCCATCAACACCCCGATGTTGATTTGCGGTACTTCAAGTGGGGCGTCGCGAGGCTCATCCTGGAGTCTGAACCAAGCCCGGATATCGTCCCCATGTTTATCGACGGAACGCAAAAGTGCATGGCGGAGGACAGGGGGTTTCCAAAGTTTTTGCCGAGGGTGGGCAAGACGGTGAGGGTTACTTTTGGGGGGGTGCTGGACTATGAGGCGACGTTTGGGGACTTGAAGGCGAGGTGGGATGAGCTTGTCAGGAGGGAGACTAAGAAGGGGAATACGACGAAAAcggtggggtggttgtggaagACAGCTGTGATTGAACAGacagatgatggggatggggatgggcaACGACAGGTGGGCGAGTTGACGAGTGAGGAGTTACGCAACGGCAgagaggcgagggagatcaGGATTGAGGttgcgaggaggatgaggggggagattTTGCGGTTGAGGAGCGAGAGGGGGGTTTACaaggagagcgaggagagTTTTGGGAGGGCGGAGACGTGGAGGGTGGataagggggaggaggggaagaagtaTAGGAGCCGGGTTGATGGGAGTCAGATTAATCAGGATTAG